In a single window of the Arthrobacter zhangbolii genome:
- a CDS encoding pyridoxamine 5'-phosphate oxidase family protein yields MTSDERPPVVELTSEQSWKYLEHTFHGRLAVSVANRPNIFPINYFAHDGVILFRTAPGTKLAELTVNSYVAFEADGVHSDQAWSVIVQGTTRELETSAEIEAAEKLPLKPWVRTEKYRFVELSPETLSGRFFNLGPEPE; encoded by the coding sequence ATGACAAGTGACGAGCGCCCCCCGGTAGTGGAACTGACCTCCGAGCAAAGCTGGAAGTACCTCGAACACACGTTCCACGGCAGGCTGGCGGTCAGTGTCGCCAACCGGCCCAACATCTTTCCGATCAACTATTTTGCGCACGACGGCGTGATTCTCTTCCGGACGGCGCCCGGCACCAAGCTCGCGGAGCTGACGGTCAACTCGTATGTGGCGTTCGAAGCGGACGGTGTCCACAGTGACCAGGCCTGGTCCGTCATCGTGCAGGGCACCACCCGGGAACTGGAGACCTCCGCGGAGATCGAGGCTGCCGAAAAGCTGCCGCTGAAGCCTTGGGTCCGGACCGAAAAATACCGCTTTGTGGAGCTCTCTCCGGAAACCCTCTCGGGACGATTCTTCAATCTGGGGCCGGAACCGGAGTAA
- a CDS encoding catalase, which produces MTEADTQNPGNGQNNAEAPKTLTTRQGHPVYDNQNTRTVGARGPATLENYQLLEKISHFDRERIPERVVHARGFVAYGEFEASGKWGDEPIAKYTRAKLFSEPGKKTDVAIRFSSVIGGRDSSEAARDPRGFAIKFYTEDGNWDLVGNNLGVFFIRDAIKFPDVIHSLKPDPVTFRQEPARIFDFMSQTPESMHMLVNLFSPRGIPADYRHMQGFGVNTYRWVNAQGESKLVKYHWQPQQGVKSLTEEDAANIQANDLGHASKDLYEAIERGDYPKWDLYVQLMDDHDHPELDFDPLDDTKTWPEQDFEPKYVGTMTLNRNVTDHHNENEQIAFGTGVLVDGLEFSDDKMLVGRTFSYSDTQRYRVGPNYLQLPVNSAKNARVATNQRGGQMSFGTDLAPGQNPHVNYEPNITGGLQEAPKPEQAEVGPELEGRLTRARLPRTNDYMQAGQRYQLMEQWEKDDLVANFVANIGEAVRPVQERMLWHFYMCDDELGARVGEGLGISLEEIKDLGPLATQTLNEEETERMKNLGHNGPRNVEGLTMTHCVPNEHVVVTR; this is translated from the coding sequence ATGACAGAAGCAGATACGCAGAATCCCGGTAACGGCCAGAACAATGCCGAGGCCCCCAAGACACTGACCACCCGGCAGGGACACCCGGTCTACGACAACCAGAACACCCGTACGGTGGGCGCCCGCGGACCGGCCACGCTGGAGAATTACCAGCTCCTGGAAAAGATCAGCCACTTCGACCGTGAACGGATTCCGGAACGCGTAGTGCACGCCCGCGGTTTCGTTGCCTACGGCGAATTTGAGGCTTCCGGCAAGTGGGGCGACGAGCCCATTGCCAAGTACACCCGCGCCAAGCTCTTCTCCGAGCCGGGCAAAAAGACCGACGTCGCCATCCGGTTCTCCTCGGTGATCGGCGGCCGCGACTCCTCCGAGGCCGCCCGCGATCCGCGCGGCTTCGCCATCAAGTTCTACACCGAGGACGGCAACTGGGACCTGGTCGGCAACAACCTGGGCGTCTTCTTCATCCGCGACGCCATCAAGTTCCCGGACGTGATCCACTCCCTCAAGCCGGATCCCGTCACCTTCCGCCAGGAGCCGGCGCGCATCTTCGACTTCATGTCGCAGACCCCGGAGTCGATGCACATGCTGGTGAACCTGTTCAGCCCGCGCGGCATCCCCGCCGACTACCGGCACATGCAGGGCTTCGGCGTGAACACCTACCGCTGGGTCAACGCACAGGGCGAGTCCAAGCTGGTTAAGTACCACTGGCAGCCGCAGCAGGGCGTGAAGTCCCTGACCGAGGAAGACGCCGCGAACATCCAGGCCAATGACCTGGGCCATGCTTCCAAGGACCTGTACGAGGCCATCGAACGCGGCGACTACCCCAAGTGGGACCTGTACGTGCAGCTGATGGATGACCACGATCATCCTGAACTGGACTTCGATCCGCTCGATGACACCAAGACCTGGCCGGAGCAGGACTTTGAGCCCAAGTACGTGGGCACCATGACCCTGAACCGCAACGTCACCGACCACCACAACGAGAACGAGCAGATCGCCTTCGGTACCGGTGTGCTGGTGGACGGCCTGGAATTCTCCGACGACAAGATGCTGGTGGGCCGTACGTTTAGCTACTCGGACACGCAGCGCTACCGCGTGGGCCCGAACTACCTGCAGCTTCCGGTGAACTCCGCGAAGAACGCCCGGGTGGCGACCAACCAGCGCGGCGGCCAGATGTCCTTCGGCACCGACCTCGCGCCGGGCCAGAACCCGCACGTGAACTACGAGCCGAACATCACCGGCGGCCTGCAGGAAGCGCCCAAGCCGGAGCAGGCCGAGGTTGGCCCCGAGCTGGAGGGGCGCCTGACCCGTGCCCGCCTGCCGCGCACCAATGACTACATGCAGGCCGGCCAGCGCTACCAGCTGATGGAGCAGTGGGAGAAGGACGATCTGGTCGCCAACTTCGTGGCAAACATCGGCGAGGCGGTCCGGCCGGTGCAGGAGCGGATGCTCTGGCACTTCTACATGTGTGACGACGAGCTGGGCGCACGCGTGGGCGAGGGCCTGGGCATCAGCCTGGAGGAGATCAAGGATCTTGGCCCGCTGGCTACCCAGACGCTCAACGAGGAAGAAACCGAGCGGATGAAGAACCTGGGCCACAACGGTCCCCGCAACGTCGAAGGCCTCACCATGACGCACTGCGTGCCCAATGAGCACGTGGTGGTCACCCGCTAG
- a CDS encoding stealth family protein, with protein MDTGRTAHEAMVEDLLFVRKVLEDAGIPYLLVRGNDQRPVIAVDLRMRAALRKAMVEACRDEPFYARSVDTKKSRTLLIADGSLAPTEKTRIIRVYRPRAFSGTNLVLSAAAGVQLELWDLEGAEITLPVENSLTRRTLPAAEVVRGTVEKHGLVWPTIENMFADHATDIRFDIDLVFSWVDGSSAEFQAARAARMKDAVVGEGDDHEARFRQINELKYALRSVHMFAPWIRRIFIASDSPRPAWLAEHPSVTFVPATEHFRDPSVLPTHNSQAVEAQLQHIPGLAEHFLYSNDDMFFGRPVAPDLFFSPGGITKFIEASTRIGLGANDAERSGFENAARVNRRLLWERFGRITTRHLEHTAAPLRRSVLLEMEEEFPEEFAATAASTFRAKDNISVTNSLYHYYALLTGRAVTQETAKVKYVDTTSYAGLEVLERLLAKRNMDMFCLNDGSFPEVPAGERAERVTDFLEKYFPVKAPWER; from the coding sequence ATGGACACCGGCCGCACTGCGCATGAGGCCATGGTGGAGGATCTGCTTTTTGTGCGGAAGGTCCTCGAAGACGCCGGCATCCCCTATCTGCTGGTACGCGGCAATGACCAGCGGCCGGTGATCGCCGTCGACCTGCGCATGCGGGCCGCCCTGCGCAAGGCAATGGTGGAAGCCTGCCGCGACGAGCCGTTCTATGCCCGCAGCGTGGATACCAAAAAGAGCCGCACCCTGCTCATTGCCGACGGCAGCCTGGCCCCCACGGAAAAAACCCGGATCATCAGGGTTTACCGCCCGCGGGCCTTCAGCGGCACAAACCTGGTTCTGTCAGCCGCCGCAGGCGTCCAGCTCGAGCTGTGGGACCTGGAAGGAGCCGAGATCACCCTGCCGGTGGAGAATTCCCTCACCCGCCGCACCCTTCCAGCCGCTGAAGTGGTGCGCGGAACGGTGGAAAAGCACGGACTCGTCTGGCCGACCATTGAAAACATGTTCGCCGACCATGCCACGGACATCCGGTTCGACATTGATCTGGTGTTCTCCTGGGTGGACGGCAGCTCAGCCGAGTTCCAGGCAGCCCGTGCCGCCCGGATGAAGGACGCCGTGGTGGGTGAAGGCGACGACCATGAGGCCCGCTTCCGCCAGATCAACGAGCTCAAGTACGCCCTGCGCTCGGTACACATGTTCGCGCCGTGGATACGGCGCATCTTTATTGCCTCTGATTCCCCTCGGCCGGCCTGGCTGGCAGAGCACCCGTCGGTCACCTTTGTGCCGGCTACGGAGCACTTCAGGGATCCGTCAGTGCTCCCCACCCACAATTCCCAGGCGGTCGAGGCGCAGCTGCAGCACATTCCGGGGCTGGCGGAGCACTTCCTGTACTCCAATGACGATATGTTCTTCGGCCGCCCGGTGGCCCCGGACCTGTTCTTCTCCCCCGGCGGGATCACCAAATTCATCGAGGCCAGCACCCGGATCGGCCTGGGCGCCAACGACGCGGAGCGCAGCGGGTTCGAGAACGCGGCCCGGGTGAACCGGCGGCTGCTGTGGGAACGGTTCGGCCGCATCACCACCAGGCACCTGGAACACACCGCCGCTCCCCTGCGCCGCAGTGTCCTGCTGGAGATGGAGGAGGAATTCCCCGAGGAGTTCGCAGCCACCGCCGCCAGCACCTTCCGGGCCAAGGACAACATCTCGGTGACCAACTCCCTGTACCACTACTACGCCCTGCTGACCGGACGTGCCGTCACGCAGGAAACGGCGAAGGTGAAGTACGTGGACACCACGTCCTACGCCGGGCTGGAAGTCCTGGAGCGGCTGCTCGCGAAGCGGAACATGGACATGTTCTGCCTCAATGACGGCAGTTTCCCGGAGGTTCCCGCCGGTGAGCGTGCGGAACGGGTCACTGATTTCCTGGAGAAGTACTTCCCGGTCAAAGCGCCCTGGGAGCGCTGA